A single Xenopus laevis strain J_2021 chromosome 3S, Xenopus_laevis_v10.1, whole genome shotgun sequence DNA region contains:
- the LOC121402037 gene encoding uncharacterized protein LOC121402037: MPAAPTSIQVAFNLCSWYEQGQDSQIAKYTAELLAFKSSKKLKVQQDYREGSIYRWQQGGALGPRRRKADWRMCRPAFRRDGSGTGSSGSERSRSGSPQNRPPRPAVSPSPSFLGVGEGAQGRSEEIPGHSTTGRTPAGAKGAAAAAPITTRAQQAQKQKRRYDLQLISISPEGGRKGSATEGTWIRSIDCRFPLNKDVFIIPEQQFFVGTEITFACDSGYQRERKKNGVYDCVSYSGVLKWTGDLKCKPLTTEKEGTRSTNSDQNQKLEEKQYNHTEICGPLPRIPNAGLISSITIPVGRELNYRNLTSGTNMTKKCTTKSGNTTKNNLIKDSASHSMDVKTCTGSSITSQASSTQTIRVVDGGMLGVVAFIFFISVVA, encoded by the exons ATGCCTGCAGCTCCAACTTCAATACAGGTGGCTTTTAACCTGTGTAGCTGGTACGAGCAAGGGCAAG ACTCTCAAATCGCCAAATACACAGCTGAGTTACTTGCCTTCAAGAGTTCCAAGAAGCTCAAAGTGCAGCAGGACTATAGGGAAGGTTCGATCTACCGGTGGCAACAAGGAGGTGCGCTAGGACCCAGGAGAAGAAAGGCGGATTGGCGCATGTGCAGACCTGCGTTCAGGAGAGACGGCAGTGGAACCGGCAGCAGCGGAAGTGAAAGGAGCAGATCCGGATCACCGCAGAACAGACCGCCACGACCGGCAGTTTCTCCCTCTCCGTCTTTTTTAGGAGTAGGAGAGGGGGCGCAAGGCAGGAGCGAAGAGATTCCGGGCCACAGCACTACAGGAAGGACACCCGCAGGGGCaaaaggagcagcggcagcagctccCATCACAACCCGCGCACAGCAAGCTCAGAAACAGAAGAGAAGATATGATCTTCAACTTATCAGCATATCGCCTGAGGGAGGCAGAAAAGGCTCTGCTACAGAGGGGACTTGGATTCGTTCCATCG ATTGTAGATTCCCCTTAAACAAGGATGTCTTTATAATCCCAGAGCAGCAGTTTTTCGTTGGAACTGAAATAACCTTTGCTTGTGATTCTGGATATcaaagagagaggaaaaaaaatggagtatatgaCTGTGTCAGTTATTCAGGAGTCCTTAAGTGGACAGGAGATCTGAAATGCAAAC ctttgacaACAGAGAAAGAAGGCACAAGATCAACTAACAGTGATCAAAATCAGAAACTTGAAGAAAAACAATACAACCATACAG aaatCTGTGGTCCTTTGCCACGTATACCGAATGCCGGTCTGATTTCTTCTATAACAATTCCAGTGGGACGAGAGTTGAATTACAGGAATTTAACAAGTGGAACCAATATGACCAAGAAGTGCACGACTAAATCTGGGAACACAACTAAAAATAACCTGATCAAGGACAGCGCAAGCCATAGTATGGATGTAAAAACATGTACTG GATCATCAATAACTTCGCAAGCATCATCAACTCAAACTATAAGAG TTGTTGATGGAGGCATGCTTGGAGTTGTtgcattcatatttttcatttcagtCGTTGCCTAG